A part of Deinococcus sp. KNUC1210 genomic DNA contains:
- a CDS encoding phage tail protein yields MSQPYVGEIRLFAGNFAPSGWADCNGALLPISEYETLFNLIGTTYGGDGQTTFALPNLQSRVPVHQGVSVGSNYIIGQAGGVENVTLTLQQLPQHTHALIGTAQAATSTNPAGNLLAAPGSGELYIADTPTVSLNGASVGAAGNSQPHDNLMPYLCIRYIISLFGIFPSQN; encoded by the coding sequence ATGTCACAACCCTATGTTGGAGAAATACGGCTCTTTGCCGGGAACTTTGCGCCGTCAGGGTGGGCCGACTGCAACGGTGCACTCCTGCCCATCTCTGAATACGAAACATTGTTTAACCTGATCGGTACCACCTACGGCGGCGACGGACAGACGACCTTTGCGCTGCCCAACCTGCAAAGCCGCGTGCCGGTGCATCAGGGCGTATCGGTCGGTTCCAACTACATCATTGGCCAGGCTGGCGGTGTCGAAAACGTCACCCTGACGCTTCAGCAGCTTCCTCAGCACACGCACGCGCTGATCGGCACCGCACAGGCGGCCACCAGCACGAATCCGGCGGGAAATCTGCTGGCCGCTCCCGGCAGCGGTGAACTGTATATCGCCGACACGCCCACTGTGTCGCTGAACGGGGCGTCGGTAGGAGCCGCAGGCAACAGTCAACCGCACGACAATCTGATGCCGTATCTGTGCATCCGCTACATCATCTCGCTGTTCGGCA
- a CDS encoding phage tail protein, protein MSTPYLSEIRMMSFNFAPRGWALCNGQLLPINQNQALFALLGTTYGGNGQTNFALPNLQGRVPIHMGNGYIPGQSSGERTHTLTASEMPAHIHPLNASTGAATAIAPASAGIPGGNVLAAPTFPVYAPAGSTQTVLAPAALLPSGGSQPHENMPPYLVMNFCIALQGIFPSRN, encoded by the coding sequence GTGTCCACGCCGTATCTGTCCGAAATCAGGATGATGAGTTTTAATTTTGCTCCCAGAGGATGGGCGCTGTGCAACGGGCAACTGTTGCCGATCAATCAGAATCAGGCGCTGTTTGCACTGCTGGGCACCACCTACGGCGGCAACGGACAGACCAATTTTGCGCTGCCCAACCTTCAGGGCCGGGTGCCGATTCATATGGGGAACGGTTACATACCGGGGCAGAGCAGCGGCGAGAGGACACACACGCTCACCGCTTCCGAGATGCCCGCGCACATCCACCCGCTCAATGCGTCCACCGGGGCGGCGACTGCGATTGCGCCTGCCAGTGCAGGGATACCGGGGGGCAACGTGCTGGCCGCTCCAACGTTTCCTGTCTATGCGCCCGCTGGCAGTACTCAGACCGTGCTGGCTCCGGCAGCGCTCTTGCCCAGCGGAGGCAGTCAACCACACGAAAATATGCCGCCCTATCTCGTCATGAATTTCTGCATCGCGCTTCAGGGCATTTTCCCGAGTCGCAACTGA